From the Rhodoferax mekongensis genome, one window contains:
- a CDS encoding chromate transporter — protein MNALPAVQWLDLFLHFAALSLLAIGGAITTAPDMQRYLVVEHGWIDNEQFTSSIALSQAAPGPNILFVALLGWNIGLSAAGVPPGTAATTWQAYALALGGVAVTMTGIMLPSTTLTFMAARWGHRNRELRAVRAFKQGMAPIVIALLAATGWILAANHKGDEHHLGLWAVSLVTCALVWKTRLHMLWMLGAGAIAGWMGWI, from the coding sequence ATGAACGCCCTGCCCGCGGTCCAGTGGCTGGACCTGTTTCTGCACTTCGCGGCCCTTTCGCTGTTGGCGATTGGTGGCGCCATCACCACCGCGCCGGACATGCAGCGTTATCTGGTGGTCGAACATGGGTGGATTGACAACGAACAGTTCACCTCCAGCATCGCCTTGTCGCAAGCCGCACCGGGGCCCAACATCCTGTTTGTAGCCCTGCTGGGCTGGAACATCGGGCTGAGTGCTGCCGGCGTGCCACCCGGCACCGCAGCCACCACATGGCAAGCCTATGCCTTGGCGCTGGGCGGTGTGGCGGTCACCATGACCGGCATCATGCTGCCCAGCACCACCCTCACTTTCATGGCAGCGCGCTGGGGCCACCGCAATCGCGAGCTGCGCGCGGTACGGGCATTCAAGCAAGGCATGGCCCCCATCGTGATTGCGCTGTTGGCCGCCACCGGCTGGATACTGGCCGCCAACCACAAAGGCGACGAACACCACCTAGGTTTGTGGGCCGTCAGCCTGGTGACCTGCGCATTGGTCTGGAAGACCCGCCTTCACATGCTGTGGATGCTGGGCGCCGGTGCGATTGCGGGGTGGATGGGGTGGATTTGA
- a CDS encoding 3-hydroxyacyl-CoA dehydrogenase NAD-binding domain-containing protein, which yields MKTIRYSLDHGIATITFDEPDSPVNTMCLQWQQDMDAVAAQVLHDKDSITGILLASAKSTFFAGADLKAAMRLTPADAPRIFEEIERVKRNFRTIETLGKPVVSLLNGTALGGGWEVALVGHYRIAVDDRKTQFGLPEVTLGLLPGASGVTKMTRHLGLMGAQPYLVEGKTFNPYEAKGLGLVHELVAPGPDATAEMRAKALAWVAANPTAQHPWEAKGYKVPGGLPSSPAVAAMLPIAPAVIKKNTRGLYPAPEAIIACMVEGLQVDLDTALRIESRYLAKLMSGSQAKAMINTFFFNLNAIKSGQSRPAGVPRFKPAKVGLLGAGMMGAGIAYSQASKGITTVLKDVSQEKADLGKSYSAKITQGRVDKGRMKPEAQQQILDLIHPTGSVADLQGCDLIIEAVFENRELKAKVTQESEPLLAPGGFFASNTSTLPITGLAKASTKPEKFIGIHFFSPVDKMKLVEIIKGKATDDETVARAFDYVQALGKFPIVVNDSRGFFTSRVFGTFVMEGAAMLGEGIPAAAIENAGIQAGMPVGPLAVLDETALTLSLHVMDQTQKDFEAEGKTYIATPGELVVEKMVKQHNRPGRAGGAGFYEYPSEKGAKKFLWPELKGLFEKSDVAWDITDLKDRLLYRQAIETARCLAEGVLTSVHDANIGSIFGIGFPAWTGGAMQFIYGMGIDTFEARAAALATQFGGGFALSDDVKSAIRRFQPMY from the coding sequence ATGAAAACCATCCGCTACTCCCTGGACCACGGTATCGCCACCATCACCTTTGATGAGCCGGACTCCCCCGTCAACACCATGTGCCTGCAATGGCAGCAGGACATGGATGCCGTGGCCGCCCAGGTGCTGCATGACAAAGACAGCATCACCGGCATCCTGCTGGCGTCTGCCAAAAGCACCTTCTTCGCCGGCGCGGACCTCAAAGCGGCCATGCGACTGACCCCGGCGGATGCACCGCGCATCTTTGAAGAAATCGAGCGGGTGAAGCGCAACTTCCGCACCATTGAGACCCTGGGCAAACCGGTGGTCAGCCTGCTCAACGGCACGGCCTTGGGTGGCGGCTGGGAGGTTGCGCTGGTGGGCCACTACCGCATCGCAGTGGACGACCGAAAAACCCAGTTCGGCCTGCCCGAAGTCACCCTGGGCCTGCTGCCGGGTGCCAGTGGCGTGACCAAGATGACGCGTCACCTGGGGCTGATGGGCGCCCAGCCTTATCTGGTGGAAGGCAAAACCTTCAACCCCTATGAGGCTAAAGGGCTCGGGCTGGTGCACGAGCTGGTAGCGCCCGGCCCCGACGCCACAGCCGAGATGCGCGCCAAGGCGTTGGCATGGGTTGCCGCCAACCCGACAGCCCAACACCCTTGGGAAGCCAAAGGCTACAAAGTGCCGGGCGGCCTGCCCAGCAGCCCCGCGGTGGCAGCCATGTTGCCGATTGCGCCCGCAGTCATCAAGAAAAACACCCGGGGCCTGTACCCCGCGCCCGAGGCCATCATCGCCTGCATGGTCGAAGGCTTGCAGGTGGACCTCGACACCGCGCTGCGCATTGAAAGCCGGTACCTGGCCAAGCTCATGTCCGGCTCACAGGCCAAGGCCATGATCAACACCTTCTTCTTCAACCTGAACGCCATCAAGAGCGGCCAGAGCCGCCCGGCTGGCGTGCCCCGCTTCAAGCCTGCCAAAGTAGGCCTGTTGGGCGCCGGCATGATGGGCGCGGGCATTGCCTACAGCCAGGCCAGCAAAGGCATCACCACCGTGCTCAAGGACGTGAGCCAGGAAAAAGCAGACCTCGGCAAGAGCTACAGCGCCAAGATCACCCAAGGCCGTGTCGACAAGGGCCGCATGAAGCCCGAGGCCCAGCAACAGATCCTCGACCTGATCCACCCCACCGGCAGCGTGGCAGACCTGCAAGGCTGCGACTTGATCATCGAGGCCGTATTTGAGAACCGCGAACTCAAAGCCAAGGTCACCCAAGAGTCCGAGCCGCTCTTGGCACCGGGTGGTTTCTTTGCGTCCAACACGTCCACCTTGCCGATTACCGGTCTGGCCAAAGCGAGCACCAAACCCGAAAAATTCATCGGCATCCACTTCTTCAGCCCGGTCGACAAGATGAAGCTGGTCGAAATCATCAAAGGCAAAGCCACGGACGATGAGACTGTGGCCCGCGCTTTTGACTATGTGCAGGCACTGGGCAAATTTCCCATCGTGGTGAACGATTCGCGCGGCTTTTTCACCAGCCGCGTGTTCGGCACCTTTGTGATGGAAGGTGCAGCCATGCTGGGCGAAGGCATTCCCGCCGCGGCAATTGAGAACGCAGGCATCCAAGCCGGCATGCCGGTGGGCCCATTGGCCGTGCTGGACGAAACGGCGCTGACCTTGAGCCTGCACGTGATGGACCAGACCCAAAAGGACTTTGAGGCCGAGGGCAAGACCTATATCGCCACACCCGGTGAACTCGTAGTCGAGAAAATGGTGAAGCAGCACAACCGCCCCGGTCGCGCCGGTGGTGCGGGCTTTTACGAATACCCCTCTGAGAAAGGTGCCAAGAAGTTCCTCTGGCCCGAACTCAAAGGCCTGTTCGAAAAGTCCGATGTCGCTTGGGACATCACCGACCTCAAAGATCGCCTGCTCTACCGCCAAGCGATAGAAACAGCGCGCTGCCTGGCCGAGGGCGTTCTCACCAGCGTGCACGATGCCAACATCGGCTCGATCTTCGGCATCGGCTTCCCGGCGTGGACCGGTGGCGCCATGCAGTTCATCTACGGCATGGGCATCGACACGTTTGAGGCTCGGGCGGCCGCTTTGGCCACACAATTCGGAGGCGGTTTTGCCTTGAGCGATGATGTGAAATCCGCCATACGGCGCTTTCAACCCATGTACTGA
- a CDS encoding CHASE domain-containing sensor histidine kinase translates to MSTTNIAGLTVGKPAAWLMALPPLAANAVCALAYVLVATLVHLLFALPNPLLVAGTAASGVAVAGALMCGRKVLPGLWLARLVWDLWLMEGTSGSSEWALASLGACALVLQTEVARVAVLALQILPSKLRRLRKSLWICGAGLLATSAGAALYLLVLSQMQEAAAVQHWGLQAAGLLLPEWAGIALLLPLTILWLQDDAWREPRKWRVSTLVALGAALTLGVTARAVWMDEQQTLARLRDSNTALAQRLDADFRSAHQAVQILQSHLRNAPRETAAQFSDVAAAIQASHPHVQALSWNPLIPHEQRHQFEQRLRTEYGPQAALVDRTTDGTLMPSRRADFYVAVEHIAPLEKNRAALGLNIHANPARRAAIDQALRSGEPAITPRIQLVQETGKSWGALYLSPVAPAGPQTNTDPKPTPVGFAVAVLRMEDIVDSAVESLRFANFRLASGEAPRRQVVHYQFVDQNEPAETQALFEDGQAAKPPMRGLLHNASLLSLPVPAPVSQTIRFADRSYALQATPSGDFWQGELSRAPFFALGTGILLTWLTLAASLMLTGSTQLLTIAVERRTRQLQEADAALQTTNLRLQHQSLQLRSVLEAMDQGYMGFDADGVLVLSNDKSFDLIAMPPGEERESYLTVARHIGRNFQLAQAQALSVAQSMLSVRNNKEHHVYRDLVPVKPDSVASYLDMRVHTFEDPTLRTIVLLHDTTPEMQLERSKSQFMSFAAHEIRTPLTVIHGYADLLATRTLNADSVKEMGLQILRKSQGLNQLLQRMLDLSELDMNGLDIKRTRITDLGALCAMAARGIQIPEDREPPVVQHMDPIPWCRVDPVAITMAVTELLHNAYAFSPAGTPVTIHVGPLNEDVDNPGGVRIRISDQGQGMTHEVQQHIFERFYRADSSGKHPGFGLGLSTAKLIADLHKAQLHIESTPQQGTVVTIDIPQGDV, encoded by the coding sequence ATGAGCACTACCAACATCGCTGGTCTCACTGTAGGCAAGCCTGCGGCGTGGCTCATGGCATTGCCGCCATTGGCAGCCAACGCAGTGTGCGCGTTGGCCTATGTGCTGGTGGCAACGCTGGTGCACTTGCTGTTTGCCTTGCCCAACCCGCTGCTGGTGGCTGGCACTGCGGCTTCGGGTGTTGCGGTCGCGGGGGCCCTGATGTGCGGGCGCAAGGTTTTGCCTGGTCTATGGTTGGCGCGCCTGGTGTGGGACCTCTGGCTGATGGAAGGCACTTCCGGGTCCAGCGAATGGGCACTTGCCAGCCTGGGGGCATGTGCTCTGGTGCTGCAAACTGAAGTGGCGCGTGTCGCCGTGTTGGCATTGCAAATCCTGCCCAGCAAACTGCGGCGTCTGCGCAAAAGCCTGTGGATCTGTGGCGCGGGGCTGCTCGCGACCAGTGCCGGTGCCGCCTTGTACCTGCTGGTTCTGTCCCAGATGCAGGAGGCCGCAGCCGTGCAACATTGGGGCCTGCAAGCTGCGGGGCTGCTCCTGCCGGAATGGGCAGGCATCGCCCTCCTCCTGCCCCTGACCATTCTGTGGCTGCAAGATGACGCATGGCGGGAGCCCCGCAAATGGCGCGTGAGCACACTGGTGGCACTGGGCGCCGCGCTGACATTGGGGGTCACCGCACGCGCCGTATGGATGGACGAACAACAGACCTTGGCCCGTTTGCGGGACTCGAACACCGCATTGGCCCAACGTCTGGATGCCGATTTCCGCAGCGCGCATCAGGCGGTGCAGATCCTGCAGAGCCACTTGCGCAATGCGCCTCGAGAGACTGCCGCGCAATTCAGTGACGTGGCTGCTGCGATACAGGCCAGCCATCCACATGTGCAAGCGCTCAGTTGGAACCCCTTGATACCCCACGAGCAGCGCCATCAGTTCGAGCAGCGACTGCGTACCGAATACGGCCCGCAGGCAGCCTTGGTAGACCGTACAACTGACGGCACCCTGATGCCCAGCCGGAGAGCCGACTTCTATGTCGCGGTGGAACACATTGCCCCCCTGGAGAAGAACCGCGCTGCTTTGGGCCTGAACATTCATGCCAACCCCGCTCGGCGTGCTGCCATCGATCAGGCCTTGCGCAGCGGAGAGCCGGCCATCACCCCACGCATCCAACTGGTGCAGGAGACCGGCAAATCATGGGGCGCGCTGTACCTGAGTCCCGTGGCACCAGCTGGGCCCCAGACAAACACGGACCCAAAACCCACCCCAGTCGGCTTTGCCGTGGCGGTGCTGCGCATGGAGGACATTGTGGACAGTGCGGTTGAAAGCCTGCGCTTTGCCAACTTTCGTCTGGCCAGTGGTGAGGCGCCGCGACGCCAGGTAGTGCACTACCAGTTTGTAGATCAGAACGAGCCGGCCGAGACGCAAGCCTTGTTCGAGGATGGTCAAGCGGCCAAGCCTCCCATGCGCGGCCTGCTGCATAACGCCAGTCTGCTCTCGTTGCCGGTCCCGGCACCTGTGAGCCAGACCATCCGTTTTGCCGACCGCAGCTACGCCCTGCAAGCCACGCCCAGTGGCGACTTCTGGCAGGGTGAGCTCAGCCGCGCCCCATTCTTTGCGCTGGGGACCGGCATATTGCTGACCTGGCTCACCCTGGCCGCCAGTCTGATGCTGACCGGATCCACCCAGCTGCTGACCATCGCGGTAGAGCGGCGCACCCGCCAGTTGCAAGAGGCGGATGCGGCCTTGCAAACCACCAATTTGCGGCTGCAGCACCAGTCGTTACAACTGCGGTCGGTGCTTGAGGCCATGGACCAAGGCTACATGGGCTTTGACGCCGATGGCGTGCTGGTGCTCTCCAACGACAAGAGTTTTGACTTGATCGCAATGCCTCCCGGTGAGGAGCGCGAGAGCTACCTGACTGTGGCCCGCCATATCGGACGCAATTTCCAGCTGGCGCAGGCGCAGGCGCTGTCGGTGGCGCAAAGCATGTTGAGTGTGCGCAACAACAAAGAACACCATGTGTACCGCGACCTGGTGCCGGTCAAGCCCGACTCAGTGGCCAGCTACCTCGACATGCGCGTCCACACCTTTGAAGACCCCACTCTGCGCACCATCGTGCTGCTGCACGACACCACGCCCGAGATGCAGCTGGAGCGCTCCAAGTCGCAGTTCATGTCATTTGCTGCACATGAAATCCGCACCCCACTGACGGTGATCCATGGTTATGCCGACCTGCTGGCCACGCGCACGCTGAACGCTGACAGCGTCAAGGAGATGGGGCTGCAGATACTGCGCAAATCCCAGGGACTGAATCAGTTGCTCCAACGCATGTTGGACCTGTCGGAGCTGGACATGAACGGGCTGGATATCAAGCGCACCCGCATCACCGACCTGGGGGCCCTTTGCGCCATGGCCGCCCGGGGCATTCAGATACCCGAGGACCGGGAGCCGCCTGTCGTTCAGCATATGGACCCGATCCCCTGGTGCCGTGTCGACCCGGTGGCGATCACCATGGCGGTGACGGAGCTACTGCACAACGCCTATGCCTTCAGCCCAGCGGGCACTCCGGTCACGATCCATGTGGGCCCGCTGAATGAAGATGTAGACAACCCCGGTGGTGTACGCATCCGCATCAGCGACCAGGGCCAAGGCATGACGCATGAAGTGCAGCAACACATCTTTGAGCGCTTCTACCGCGCCGACAGCTCCGGCAAACACCCCGGATTCGGCCTGGGCCTGAGCACCGCCAAACTGATTGCGGACCTGCACAAAGCCCAACTCCACATTGAAAGCACACCACAGCAAGGAACGGTTGTCACCATCGACATCCCCCAAGGGGACGTTTAG
- the rlmB gene encoding 23S rRNA (guanosine(2251)-2'-O)-methyltransferase RlmB, with the protein MSSPKVLFGFHAVGVRLKTAPQSIIEIYYEPTRRDARMRQFLDKVAESGVRLIEADGMRLAKLAGSHGHQGVAARVQEIKQVHSLDELLENLEATNAELPVAERTNPLILVLDGVTDPHNLGACLRVADGAGAHCVIAPKDHAAGINATVAKVASGAAETVPYFMVTNLARTLNELKERNIWIIGTSDQATSNLYQADLKGPVALVLGAEGDGMRQLTAKTCDQLVSIPMQGAVESLNVSVASGVCLYEALRQRTAASK; encoded by the coding sequence ATGTCCTCCCCCAAAGTTTTATTCGGCTTTCATGCCGTGGGCGTGCGCCTGAAGACCGCCCCCCAATCCATCATCGAGATTTACTACGAGCCCACCCGCCGTGACGCGCGCATGCGCCAGTTTCTCGACAAAGTGGCAGAAAGCGGTGTACGCCTGATCGAAGCCGACGGCATGCGCTTGGCCAAACTTGCCGGTAGCCACGGCCACCAGGGTGTGGCCGCCCGGGTGCAAGAGATCAAGCAGGTCCATTCCTTGGATGAGTTGCTCGAAAACCTGGAAGCCACCAATGCCGAGTTGCCCGTGGCTGAGCGCACCAACCCGCTGATTTTGGTGCTGGACGGCGTGACTGACCCGCACAACCTTGGCGCTTGCTTGCGGGTAGCTGATGGCGCCGGTGCGCATTGCGTGATTGCCCCCAAAGACCACGCGGCCGGCATCAACGCCACCGTGGCCAAAGTGGCCAGCGGTGCGGCCGAAACCGTGCCGTACTTCATGGTGACCAATCTGGCCCGCACGCTCAACGAGCTCAAGGAGCGCAATATCTGGATCATAGGCACCAGCGACCAGGCCACCAGCAACCTGTACCAGGCCGACCTGAAAGGGCCGGTGGCGTTGGTGTTGGGCGCCGAGGGCGATGGCATGCGCCAGCTCACTGCCAAAACCTGCGACCAGCTGGTGAGCATTCCCATGCAGGGCGCGGTGGAAAGCCTGAATGTGTCGGTGGCCAGTGGCGTGTGTTTGTACGAAGCCCTGCGTCAGCGCACAGCTGCCAGCAAGTAA
- a CDS encoding metal-dependent hydrolase codes for MSQLTVRKLLIDLQTPFAVRWCSGDAFKSAFFNALSMSFPLGEQYFMDSVRAGLKTLPPDAQQPFAAEVQGFVGQEATHRRIHSLFNEQLARQGFDNAMEHRIARRLKAHAHLDVRMHVGATAATEHLTALFADWMLAHPEAMMGTEDRLRTLWLWHSAEESEHRSTAFDVYHAIGGNHAWRVRLFRYITWTFFTDVARQTVRNLWRDKALFRWSTWRSAWPFLFGREGIIRSNWPL; via the coding sequence ATGAGCCAACTCACCGTACGCAAACTCTTGATCGACTTGCAGACTCCATTTGCGGTGCGCTGGTGTTCCGGCGACGCATTCAAGTCCGCATTTTTCAATGCGCTGTCCATGAGCTTCCCGCTGGGCGAGCAGTACTTCATGGACTCGGTGCGTGCAGGCCTCAAAACCTTGCCGCCTGACGCGCAGCAACCGTTTGCCGCCGAGGTACAAGGCTTTGTGGGCCAGGAAGCCACCCACCGTCGCATCCACAGCCTGTTTAACGAGCAGCTTGCCCGGCAAGGCTTTGACAACGCCATGGAGCACCGGATTGCCCGGCGGCTGAAGGCCCATGCCCATCTCGATGTGCGCATGCATGTGGGCGCCACCGCGGCTACCGAACACCTGACCGCCCTGTTTGCCGACTGGATGCTCGCCCACCCCGAGGCCATGATGGGCACCGAAGACCGCTTGCGCACCTTGTGGCTCTGGCACAGCGCCGAAGAGAGCGAGCACCGTAGCACCGCCTTCGACGTGTACCACGCCATAGGGGGCAACCATGCGTGGCGCGTGCGCCTGTTCCGCTACATCACCTGGACCTTCTTCACCGACGTGGCCCGGCAGACGGTGCGCAACCTCTGGCGCGACAAGGCACTGTTCCGCTGGAGCACCTGGCGCAGTGCCTGGCCTTTTTTGTTCGGCCGCGAGGGCATCATCCGCAGCAACTGGCCGCTATGA
- a CDS encoding ABC transporter ATP-binding protein: MSDSIISVEHVFKAVTDSTGTLEILRDIDFALNARETAAIVGASGSGKSTLLSIIAGLDTPTGGTVRLAGQDLFALDEDARAALRARQVGFVFQSFQLLGNLTALENVMLPLELDGRKDARAAATEMLSRVGLSQRLNSYPKVLSGGEQQRVALARAFVVKPAVLLADEPTGSLDFATGEKIMELMFDLNREQGTTLVLVTHDRSIAARCDRRILIEAGRVVPEAVAA, from the coding sequence ATGAGTGATTCCATTATTTCGGTTGAGCATGTTTTCAAGGCGGTGACAGATTCCACCGGCACGCTGGAGATCCTGCGCGACATTGATTTTGCACTCAATGCCCGTGAGACCGCAGCCATTGTGGGGGCTTCGGGCTCCGGCAAGAGTACCTTGTTGTCCATCATCGCCGGTCTCGATACGCCCACGGGCGGCACCGTGCGCTTGGCCGGGCAGGACCTATTCGCCCTGGACGAAGATGCCCGCGCCGCGCTGCGTGCCCGGCAGGTGGGTTTCGTGTTCCAGAGTTTTCAGTTGCTGGGCAATCTGACTGCACTGGAAAACGTGATGCTGCCCCTGGAACTGGATGGCCGCAAAGACGCCCGTGCTGCCGCCACCGAAATGCTGTCACGCGTGGGCCTGTCCCAGCGCTTGAATTCTTATCCCAAGGTGCTCTCAGGCGGAGAGCAACAGCGCGTCGCGCTGGCGCGCGCCTTTGTGGTCAAACCGGCCGTGTTGTTGGCCGACGAGCCCACCGGCAGCCTGGACTTTGCCACCGGTGAAAAAATCATGGAACTGATGTTCGACCTCAACCGCGAGCAAGGCACTACCCTGGTTCTGGTGACGCATGACCGAAGCATCGCTGCGCGTTGTGACCGCCGTATCCTTATCGAGGCGGGTCGGGTCGTCCCCGAAGCGGTGGCTGCCTGA
- a CDS encoding lipase family alpha/beta hydrolase, with protein MLARLLQRFLLALALAGAGLAVLWHGATGDVMLGALLMPWLAVVLSTSYTMLKSRAPGEPSSMFYRAWWGETVANFRTFVLRQPWAEPQPAVLPATDGLKRVPVLLVHGYVCNHRLWDDIAPRLRAEGHDVLAINLEPLFTSIDQYAEHIEASVQALMKHSGQSQVALVGHSMGGLAIRAWMRQCGSTHVARILTLGTPHAGTKAAKQNRTPNGRQMLWDSAWLQGLAESEPPERRALMRIALTPQDNIVFPQRAQTLPGVTPVVFEGLGHVQMCSAPEVINWVANELKSPPLAA; from the coding sequence ATGCTCGCCAGACTCCTGCAACGCTTTTTGTTGGCCCTTGCCCTTGCGGGCGCCGGTTTGGCCGTGCTTTGGCATGGCGCAACAGGCGATGTGATGCTGGGCGCGCTCTTGATGCCGTGGCTGGCGGTGGTGCTCAGCACCTCCTACACCATGCTCAAGAGTCGTGCCCCGGGGGAGCCCTCAAGCATGTTCTACCGTGCCTGGTGGGGCGAAACCGTGGCCAACTTCCGCACCTTTGTACTGCGCCAGCCGTGGGCAGAGCCCCAACCCGCTGTCCTACCTGCTACGGATGGGTTGAAACGCGTGCCAGTGCTGCTGGTGCATGGTTATGTGTGCAACCACCGCTTGTGGGACGACATCGCCCCCCGCCTTCGTGCCGAGGGACATGATGTGCTGGCGATCAATCTGGAGCCTCTGTTCACCTCCATTGACCAGTACGCGGAACACATCGAAGCATCGGTACAAGCTCTGATGAAACACAGCGGGCAATCTCAAGTGGCACTGGTCGGTCACAGCATGGGGGGCCTGGCCATCCGGGCCTGGATGCGGCAATGTGGCAGCACACACGTGGCCCGCATTCTGACCCTGGGCACGCCCCATGCCGGCACCAAAGCCGCCAAACAGAACCGCACGCCCAATGGCCGCCAGATGCTGTGGGACAGCGCCTGGCTCCAAGGCCTGGCGGAATCCGAGCCCCCCGAGCGGCGCGCGCTGATGCGCATCGCACTCACCCCGCAAGACAACATTGTTTTTCCCCAACGGGCACAGACTCTGCCGGGAGTGACACCCGTGGTATTCGAAGGCTTGGGGCATGTGCAAATGTGCAGTGCGCCTGAGGTGATCAATTGGGTCGCCAACGAGCTGAAAAGCCCGCCCCTTGCGGCCTGA
- a CDS encoding arylesterase: MGLSVVRRHCIALLILASFAGANTAHAKESPASAKVLVLGDSLSAEYGLKRGTGWVALMEQRMAADKVAATVVNASISGDTTSGGRSRLPALLAQHKPTLVVIELGGNDALRGLPLSMTQDNLMAMTRAAQASGAKVLLAGMQVPPNYGQDYTKRFSETFATVAKSTKAALVPFLLKGVADAPNAAALFQADRIHPKEEAHPTILNTMWPAIKNLLR, from the coding sequence ATGGGGCTCTCTGTAGTTCGTAGACACTGTATCGCGCTGCTCATTTTGGCCTCTTTTGCAGGGGCAAACACAGCGCATGCCAAAGAGTCCCCTGCATCTGCCAAAGTGCTGGTGCTGGGCGATTCGCTGAGCGCGGAGTACGGGCTCAAACGCGGTACCGGATGGGTTGCTCTGATGGAGCAACGCATGGCAGCCGACAAAGTAGCCGCCACGGTAGTCAACGCCAGCATCAGCGGGGACACCACCTCCGGCGGCAGATCCCGTCTGCCTGCTTTGTTGGCGCAACACAAACCCACCTTGGTCGTGATTGAGCTGGGTGGTAACGATGCCCTGCGCGGGCTGCCGTTGAGCATGACGCAAGACAACCTGATGGCCATGACGCGCGCGGCCCAGGCCAGTGGTGCCAAAGTGCTGCTGGCGGGCATGCAAGTGCCGCCCAACTACGGCCAGGATTACACCAAGCGCTTCAGCGAAACTTTTGCCACGGTAGCCAAATCCACCAAAGCGGCTTTGGTGCCATTTTTGTTGAAAGGTGTCGCCGATGCGCCCAATGCAGCGGCCCTGTTTCAGGCGGACCGCATTCACCCCAAGGAAGAAGCGCACCCGACCATTCTCAACACCATGTGGCCGGCAATAAAAAACCTCTTGCGGTAG
- a CDS encoding chromate transporter produces the protein MPDTPDTRPAPQSKTELFYAFSILALQGFGGVLAVVQRELVDKRKWLTAEEFVEDWAVAQILPGPNVVNLSLMLGDRYFGWRGALTGVAGMLCFPTIVVLLLAALFAGVADVPEVQSALRGMGAVAAGLIAAAGLRLVGALRSNAMGILTCWALVVATFVAVALMRLPLAWLLLAIGLPACLWAYHCLGRIATANTSKERL, from the coding sequence ATGCCCGACACTCCAGACACCCGCCCGGCCCCGCAGTCCAAAACAGAGCTTTTTTACGCCTTTTCCATCCTTGCACTGCAGGGCTTCGGGGGCGTGCTGGCGGTCGTGCAACGCGAACTGGTGGACAAGCGCAAATGGCTCACGGCCGAAGAGTTTGTCGAAGACTGGGCCGTCGCCCAGATCCTGCCGGGCCCCAATGTGGTGAACCTGTCGCTCATGCTGGGCGACCGCTACTTCGGTTGGCGGGGCGCACTCACCGGCGTGGCCGGCATGCTGTGTTTTCCGACCATCGTGGTGTTGTTGCTGGCGGCCCTGTTCGCCGGCGTGGCCGACGTGCCTGAGGTACAAAGTGCCCTGCGCGGCATGGGCGCTGTCGCTGCCGGCCTGATTGCGGCGGCCGGTTTGCGGCTGGTGGGTGCGCTACGCAGTAACGCGATGGGCATTCTGACTTGCTGGGCGCTGGTGGTAGCCACCTTTGTAGCCGTCGCCCTGATGCGCCTGCCGCTGGCTTGGCTGCTGCTGGCGATAGGCCTGCCCGCCTGCCTCTGGGCCTACCACTGTCTGGGCCGGATAGCTACTGCCAACACCAGCAAGGAGCGCCTATGA